In the Periophthalmus magnuspinnatus isolate fPerMag1 chromosome 4, fPerMag1.2.pri, whole genome shotgun sequence genome, one interval contains:
- the gpr52 gene encoding G-protein coupled receptor 52, translating into MNQSAMLTNPGPIPNASQGDPLSGRSNHSCPLGWGLNEGLEACILETAVIVLLTVLIIAGNVTVIFVFHCAPLLHHYTTSYFIQTMAYADLLVGLSCLVPTLSLLHYPASVQEPVTCQVFSYVISVLKSVSMACLACISVDRYLAITKPLSYNQLVTPCRLRGCITVIWLYSGLVFLPSFFGWGKPGYHGDIFEWCAHSWPTSALFTGFVVCLLYAPAALVVCFTYYHIFRICQQHNREISERRARFPSQEMETEGGASGHHGGGGGGGGGGSGGHGPDRRYAMVLFRITSVFYMLWLPYIIYFLLESSNVLDSPALSFITTWLAISNSFCNCVIYSLSNSVFRLGMRRLSQTMCSFSHCAADDRDFGDSKPRRRANSCSI; encoded by the coding sequence ATGAACCAGTCTGCTATGCTCACCAACCCGGGGCCCATTCCCAACGCCAGCCAGGGAGATCCGCTTTCGGGACGCTCCAACCACTCCTGCCCCTTAGGCTGGGGTTTGAACGAAGGTTTGGAAGCTTGTATACTGGAGACGGCGGTGATCGTGCTGCTCACCGTTCTGATCATCGCGGGAAACGTCACCGTCATATTCGTTTTCCACTGCGCGCCGCTGCTGCACCACTACACCACGAGCTACTTCATCCAGACCATGGCCTACGCGGACTTGCTAGTAGGGCTAAGCTGTTTGGTGCCTACGCTCTCCCTGCTCCACTACCCGGCTAGCGTCCAAGAACCCGTCACCTGTCAAGTTTTCAGCTACGTCATCTCGGTCCTCAAGAGCGTATCCATGGCGTGTTTGGCGTGCATCAGCGTCGACCGTTACCTCGCCATCACCAAGCCTCTGTCGTACAACCAGCTCGTGACGCCGTGCCGGCTCCGCGGGTGCATCACGGTGATATGGCTGTACTCCGGACTCGTTTTCCTCCCGTCGTTCTTCGGGTGGGGAAAACCGGGATACCACGGGGACATATTCGAGTGGTGCGCGCATTCCTGGCCCACGTCCGCCCTCTTCACCGGTTTCGTCGTGTGCCTCCTGTACGCGCCCGCGGCCCTCGTCGTCTGCTTCACGTACTACCACATTTTCCGGATTTGCCAACAGCACAACAGGGAAATCAGCGAGAGGAGGGCGAGGTTCCCGAGTCAGGAGATGGAGACGGAAGGCGGGGCTAGCGGGCATCACggaggcggcggcggcggcggaggaggaggaagcggaGGTCACGGTCCAGATAGACGCTACGCCATGGTGTTATTCAGGATCACTAGTGTCTTCTACATGCTGTGGTTGCCGTACATCATTTACTTTCTCCTGGAGAGTTCAAACGTTTTGGACAGCCCGGCGTTGTCCTTCATAACGACTTGGCTAGCGATTAGCAACAGCTTTTGTAACTGCGTGATCTACAGTTTGTCCAATAGCGTGTTCAGACTGGGGATGCGCAGACTGTCCCAGACGATGTGCTCTTTTAGCCACTGCGCAGCCGACGATCGAGATTTTGGGGATTCTAAACCGAGAAGACGAGCGAATTCTTGCtctatttaa